Proteins co-encoded in one Spirosoma endbachense genomic window:
- a CDS encoding APC family permease, whose amino-acid sequence MIDSTPSNPSEPPVPPLSDTDSALPRRLNLLQGTALNMIDMVGIGPFVVLPLVIKTLGGPQFLWAWILGAFVSVIDAFVWAELGAAFPQAGGSYNFLKISYGEKRWGRLLSFLYVWQTLIQAPLVMASGAIGFAQYMSYLMPLEEWQRKAVSGGVVLVIIVLLYRKIDSIGKIGLIMWGAVLVTLGWIIIGGLSNARIPLSDTFESMSSVSGGLLAAGLGHASVKTIYCYLGYYNVCHLGGEIQRPTRNIPASMFISIAGIAALYLLMNLSVVSVVPWQEAQNSDFIVSLFIETLYGPKVAQFATILVLLVAFSSLFAVLLGYSRVPYAAAVDGQFFPIFARLHPTRQFPYVSLLFLGGLGFVFSLLFRLGDVITAILAMRIIVQFVGQAIGLLLLHRRRAITEFPFRMPLYPLPVLLAISVWLFIFFSTGLTFMLSGLIVISVGIVAFLISAGLRQQWPFNRSDTAMGLHEDQSS is encoded by the coding sequence TTGATTGATTCTACACCTTCCAATCCTTCAGAGCCACCGGTACCCCCATTATCGGATACGGATTCAGCGTTACCACGCCGACTAAATCTGCTTCAGGGCACAGCCCTGAACATGATTGATATGGTCGGAATCGGCCCGTTTGTCGTGTTACCTCTGGTTATTAAAACGCTGGGTGGGCCTCAGTTTCTGTGGGCCTGGATATTAGGAGCGTTCGTTTCGGTGATCGATGCGTTTGTCTGGGCAGAATTGGGCGCTGCGTTTCCGCAGGCGGGGGGAAGCTATAATTTTCTGAAAATTTCGTACGGCGAAAAACGCTGGGGGCGTTTGCTATCCTTTTTATATGTCTGGCAAACACTCATTCAGGCTCCTTTAGTAATGGCTTCTGGTGCGATTGGTTTTGCGCAGTATATGTCTTACCTGATGCCGCTGGAAGAGTGGCAGCGTAAAGCGGTTTCTGGCGGAGTTGTCCTGGTTATTATCGTATTACTATACCGGAAAATCGACTCGATTGGGAAAATCGGGTTGATTATGTGGGGAGCAGTGCTGGTAACCCTGGGCTGGATTATTATCGGCGGATTAAGCAATGCCAGAATTCCGTTGTCCGACACGTTTGAGTCGATGAGTTCAGTTAGTGGTGGATTGCTGGCAGCTGGTCTTGGTCATGCGTCCGTGAAAACAATTTATTGCTATCTGGGCTATTATAACGTTTGCCATTTAGGTGGTGAAATTCAGCGGCCAACTCGTAATATTCCTGCCAGTATGTTTATTTCCATTGCTGGGATTGCTGCTCTTTACTTACTCATGAATCTCAGCGTAGTCAGTGTGGTGCCTTGGCAGGAAGCCCAAAACAGTGATTTCATCGTTAGCCTCTTTATCGAAACGCTCTATGGACCAAAAGTGGCTCAATTTGCTACAATCTTGGTGTTGCTAGTGGCTTTTTCGTCTTTATTTGCGGTCTTACTCGGATACTCACGGGTGCCTTATGCCGCTGCTGTTGATGGGCAGTTTTTTCCGATCTTCGCCCGTTTACACCCGACCCGCCAATTCCCTTATGTTTCGTTGCTGTTTTTGGGCGGATTAGGTTTCGTCTTTAGCTTACTTTTTCGCCTTGGTGATGTTATTACGGCCATTCTGGCTATGCGGATCATTGTGCAGTTTGTCGGACAGGCCATTGGTTTATTACTCCTCCACCGCCGACGGGCAATTACCGAATTTCCGTTTCGGATGCCGCTTTATCCATTGCCGGTGCTTTTAGCGATCAGCGTATGGCTCTTTATTTTCTTTTCAACGGGCCTGACATTCATGCTCTCCGGGCTCATTGTCATTAGTGTCGGCATAGTAGCGTTCCTGATCTCAGCCGGTTTGCGTCAGCAATGGCCGTTCAATCGGAGCGATACGGCTATGGGACTACACGAAGATCAATCCAGCTAA
- a CDS encoding TonB-dependent receptor codes for MQKSITHTFLLPVLFCLFCVGAMAQTRISGKITAEATKEELAGISIIVKGKVIGTITDQKGNFSLTTNTPTPFTIAISSIGFQSQEEVINGDRSDLNFALKEQVNLGQEVVVSASRVEESVLKSPVSVERLDIRAFQATPSASFYDAIQNIKGVDMSTQSLTFKSVNVRGFGANGNTRVVQLLDGMDNQAPGLNFSVGNIAGVSELDLESVELLPGAASALYGPNAINGLLLMTSKSPFQYQGLSAYVKGGVMNASNRSTATTPYYDAAFRYAKAFNNRLAFKVGISYLSAKDWQATDYRDQGFSNGYTLETGNRANNQGYDGINIYGDASANLYSNLYGNGQPGTGADGSSQILGLIASTPIPQAGNRTLPQLTGLTPQQIFNNIIPNLNISRTGYQESELVNYDATNLKLNGALHYRLNENVEAILQANWGTGTTVYTGADRYYIKGFKLGQYKLELKGSNFFVRAYTTQERSGDAYATGILGQGINEAWSGSAAKWFPTYFGTYAQTAFQGYTTAFLTALGSGQSPTAALAAAQATVTNQQSAWLNVARGAADQGRLLPGTAGFQQAFDAVTGKPIPGDATGVGARFLDKTNLYHGEAMYNFSKVIDPKLIELIVGGNVRRYALNSEGTLFARDENGKEFTIDEYGVYAQASKTLADVLKLTGSLRYDKNQNFKAQVSPRLSAVLTVAKVHNFRASFQRGFRIPTTQDQYIDLTTPTAHLIGGLPLFKQRYNFAGSPIYTLQSVQAFGAALQTGGAAALPQALGLLKTAVDTGYDPERVETYEVGYKGLIGNKLFIDAYYYYNRFLNFLGTQTVVQGRQPVSPTNPTSTLQLISAATRNVYFYPVNSTTQLKNAGWAIGLDYLLPGNYNIGANVSSNYLIDQDQIPTGFVTFFNTPKYRYNLSFGNRNIAGSNFGFNVVWRAQDSFRWESSFANTEATGRQQTIIPAYSTLDAQISKKIPGVKSILKIGGTNLIGKLYQQSWGNPSVGSMYYISLTFDQLMN; via the coding sequence ATGCAAAAATCAATTACTCACACATTCCTCCTGCCTGTGCTTTTCTGCTTGTTTTGTGTGGGGGCTATGGCTCAAACGCGAATTTCAGGCAAAATAACTGCGGAAGCGACGAAAGAGGAATTAGCCGGTATCAGCATTATCGTTAAAGGAAAAGTTATTGGTACGATAACTGACCAGAAAGGTAATTTTTCCTTAACAACGAATACGCCTACTCCTTTCACTATTGCTATCTCGTCGATTGGTTTTCAGTCGCAGGAAGAGGTGATTAATGGCGATCGAAGTGATCTGAACTTTGCGTTGAAAGAGCAGGTCAATTTAGGGCAGGAAGTCGTTGTATCGGCCTCACGGGTCGAGGAAAGTGTGCTTAAATCGCCCGTATCGGTCGAACGGCTGGATATTCGAGCGTTTCAGGCTACGCCATCAGCGTCGTTTTATGATGCGATCCAGAATATAAAGGGCGTTGACATGAGCACCCAAAGTCTGACGTTCAAATCAGTCAACGTACGTGGTTTTGGCGCTAATGGTAACACAAGGGTTGTCCAGTTACTGGACGGGATGGACAATCAGGCACCGGGCCTGAATTTCTCCGTTGGCAACATTGCCGGTGTGTCGGAACTGGATCTGGAAAGCGTTGAACTCTTACCTGGTGCGGCCTCTGCGCTCTACGGCCCCAATGCTATCAATGGTTTACTCTTAATGACATCGAAAAGTCCGTTCCAGTATCAGGGGCTCAGCGCCTATGTGAAAGGCGGAGTAATGAATGCCAGCAATCGGTCAACGGCAACCACACCCTACTATGATGCGGCCTTTCGTTATGCCAAGGCATTCAATAACCGTCTGGCTTTTAAGGTAGGCATTTCGTACCTATCGGCTAAAGACTGGCAGGCGACCGACTATCGGGACCAGGGATTCTCTAATGGCTATACGCTTGAAACGGGTAACCGGGCTAATAATCAGGGTTACGATGGTATCAATATCTACGGTGATGCCAGTGCTAACCTGTATTCCAATCTCTATGGCAATGGGCAGCCCGGTACTGGGGCCGACGGTTCATCGCAGATATTGGGCCTGATTGCCAGTACGCCAATTCCGCAGGCAGGTAATAGAACGTTGCCGCAACTGACTGGCCTTACGCCCCAACAGATCTTCAACAACATTATTCCGAACCTGAATATCTCGCGGACAGGCTATCAGGAAAGTGAACTTGTCAATTACGATGCTACTAACCTAAAGCTAAATGGAGCTTTGCATTACCGTTTGAACGAGAACGTAGAAGCTATTCTGCAAGCAAACTGGGGTACTGGAACGACGGTTTATACGGGGGCCGATCGCTACTACATCAAAGGCTTTAAGTTAGGACAGTATAAACTCGAACTGAAAGGATCTAACTTCTTTGTACGGGCTTATACCACGCAGGAACGCTCGGGCGATGCTTATGCTACTGGTATATTAGGACAGGGGATCAATGAAGCCTGGAGTGGTAGTGCTGCCAAGTGGTTCCCGACCTACTTTGGGACTTATGCCCAAACGGCCTTTCAGGGCTATACCACCGCTTTTTTAACGGCTCTCGGTTCAGGACAGTCGCCTACAGCTGCGCTGGCTGCTGCACAGGCAACGGTTACAAACCAACAAAGTGCCTGGCTTAATGTGGCTCGGGGCGCGGCTGACCAGGGGCGTTTATTGCCCGGTACCGCTGGTTTCCAGCAGGCTTTCGATGCTGTAACAGGGAAGCCTATACCGGGCGATGCAACGGGCGTAGGTGCCCGGTTTCTTGACAAAACCAATCTCTACCATGGTGAAGCAATGTATAACTTCAGCAAGGTAATTGACCCAAAATTGATTGAATTGATCGTAGGTGGAAATGTGCGCCGATATGCTTTGAACTCAGAGGGGACCCTGTTTGCCCGTGACGAAAACGGCAAAGAGTTTACGATCGATGAATATGGGGTTTATGCGCAGGCATCGAAAACACTGGCTGATGTACTCAAACTCACGGGATCACTTCGTTACGACAAAAATCAGAATTTTAAAGCGCAGGTAAGCCCTCGTTTATCGGCGGTATTGACAGTGGCCAAGGTGCATAATTTCCGGGCATCATTTCAGCGTGGTTTCCGCATACCAACAACGCAGGATCAGTACATTGATTTGACTACACCTACTGCACATTTAATAGGTGGTCTGCCTTTGTTTAAGCAGCGCTATAATTTTGCTGGTAGCCCCATTTATACCCTTCAGTCTGTACAGGCATTTGGAGCAGCTTTGCAGACGGGTGGTGCTGCTGCGTTGCCACAAGCCCTCGGATTACTTAAAACCGCTGTTGATACTGGCTATGACCCTGAGCGGGTAGAAACGTATGAAGTGGGTTATAAAGGGCTGATTGGTAATAAGTTATTTATTGATGCTTATTATTACTACAATCGATTCCTTAATTTCCTGGGTACACAAACGGTAGTACAGGGAAGGCAGCCAGTTTCGCCAACGAACCCGACGTCAACGTTACAGCTTATCAGTGCAGCAACTCGTAACGTATATTTCTATCCTGTCAATTCGACAACCCAATTGAAAAATGCGGGTTGGGCGATTGGGTTGGATTATCTGCTACCAGGCAATTATAATATCGGAGCCAACGTATCGTCGAACTATTTAATTGATCAGGATCAGATTCCGACTGGATTCGTGACATTCTTTAATACGCCGAAGTATCGGTATAATCTGTCGTTTGGCAACCGGAATATTGCGGGCAGTAACTTCGGATTTAACGTTGTATGGCGGGCACAGGATTCATTCCGGTGGGAGTCAAGCTTTGCCAATACTGAAGCTACAGGCCGTCAGCAGACAATTATACCGGCATACAGTACGCTGGATGCTCAGATTAGCAAAAAAATACCTGGTGTTAAGTCTATTCTGAAAATTGGAGGCACCAACCTCATCGGGAAGCTGTATCAGCAGTCATGGGGTAATCCAAGTGTTGGTTCGATGTACTACATCAGCCTAACCTTTGATCAACTGATGAATTAA
- a CDS encoding Gfo/Idh/MocA family protein: MTNESNRRDFLKTSGLLTGGALLGSLPFSAKAETGHPGYHFSANDTIKVALIGCGGRGTGAAQQALSTKQNVKIVAMADAFRDRLDDAYKALIGRGAKAADGTPKVDVPEDHKFVGFDAYKQAMALADVVILATPPGFRPSHFEEAVRQGKQVFMEKPVATDAPGIRRVLAAAEEAKKKKLNVVVGLQRRYQPSYRDMIKRIHDGALGDIVGGQVYWVSGGVWQKPRKPNQTEMDYQMRNWYYFNWLCGDHINEQHVHNIDVANWVKNSYPVSCQGTGGRQVRTGKDYGEIFDHHIVDFVYADGTTINSQCRHYEGTYSRVDEMFLGTKGKIEGMEKKSSALMGYNGQPIYTHDSKADGNPYQIEHDELFEAIAKGEYKFADAERVAKSTMTAIMGRMATYSGKVVKWDEALNSQIDLFPSTLAWDALPKSLPDKDGFYPIAVPGKTIAV; encoded by the coding sequence ATGACGAACGAATCAAACCGGCGTGATTTCCTCAAAACCTCCGGCCTGCTGACAGGTGGTGCCCTACTTGGCAGTCTACCGTTCAGCGCAAAGGCCGAAACTGGCCATCCTGGCTATCATTTTTCAGCGAACGATACAATAAAAGTAGCTTTGATTGGCTGTGGTGGCCGTGGAACGGGTGCTGCTCAACAGGCTCTTAGCACGAAACAAAACGTCAAAATCGTTGCCATGGCCGATGCCTTCCGCGACCGTCTCGACGATGCCTATAAGGCTCTGATCGGACGTGGTGCCAAAGCGGCCGATGGAACGCCAAAAGTAGACGTGCCGGAAGACCATAAGTTCGTTGGGTTTGATGCCTACAAACAGGCTATGGCCTTAGCGGATGTAGTAATTCTGGCTACTCCACCCGGTTTCCGGCCAAGCCACTTTGAAGAGGCTGTTCGGCAGGGCAAGCAGGTTTTCATGGAAAAACCCGTTGCCACCGACGCTCCGGGCATTCGTCGGGTGTTGGCAGCTGCGGAAGAGGCCAAAAAGAAAAAATTAAACGTAGTCGTAGGTTTACAACGGCGCTATCAACCCAGCTACCGCGATATGATTAAGCGCATCCACGACGGTGCCTTAGGCGACATCGTGGGCGGACAGGTGTACTGGGTTAGCGGAGGAGTCTGGCAGAAGCCCCGCAAACCAAATCAGACTGAAATGGATTACCAGATGCGTAACTGGTATTATTTTAACTGGCTCTGTGGCGATCACATTAATGAACAGCACGTTCACAACATTGACGTGGCCAACTGGGTGAAAAACAGTTATCCCGTATCGTGCCAGGGAACGGGCGGTCGGCAGGTACGAACAGGCAAAGATTATGGCGAAATTTTCGATCACCATATTGTCGATTTTGTCTATGCCGATGGCACAACCATCAACAGCCAGTGCCGACACTATGAAGGCACCTACAGCCGGGTCGACGAAATGTTCCTGGGAACTAAAGGGAAGATTGAAGGTATGGAAAAGAAAAGCAGCGCATTGATGGGCTATAACGGTCAGCCGATCTATACCCATGATAGCAAAGCCGATGGGAATCCTTACCAGATTGAACACGACGAATTGTTCGAAGCCATTGCCAAAGGAGAATATAAATTTGCGGATGCCGAACGTGTTGCCAAAAGCACAATGACGGCCATTATGGGCCGTATGGCTACTTACTCTGGTAAAGTTGTGAAGTGGGATGAAGCACTAAATTCACAGATCGATCTTTTCCCCTCAACGCTGGCCTGGGATGCTCTGCCTAAGAGTTTACCCGATAAAGATGGGTTTTACCCAATAGCGGTACCGGGTAAAACAATAGCGGTTTAA
- a CDS encoding acyltransferase family protein: MATIQHQREHYIDWIRVLAFMVLIFFHCSMPFVRFGWEIKNEEHSIVLDRLIIWLHQWRLPLLFFISGVGVSFSIRKRSVLSFFGERVIRLFIPLLFSMLFVIPLQVYFERLQEKRIDESYWHFYPSVWTFIPYPEGTLTWSHLWFVVYLFVFTILLLPIFYLFNVRALRIWKQKINPFFSHPLANLSLAIPFILYYFTLYIRWPAQGSLFDDWFVFNSSITFYFFGYFLGDLSSFWITCEKYRKFFLSVSLLCMAVLFWNYYWAVNLPKQQDNSLYLYGLFDGLHIWSTILAIIGFAKRHLNFTNPTLRYLTSAVYPFYILHQTIIVSTGYYIVQWNSPIAVKLVALILVCFLLLFTLYHFLIRPFVLTRILYGLKPKQIKLNEKLAYVEQV, encoded by the coding sequence ATGGCTACCATTCAGCACCAAAGAGAACACTATATCGATTGGATCAGGGTTCTCGCCTTCATGGTCTTAATCTTTTTTCATTGCTCCATGCCTTTTGTGCGGTTTGGCTGGGAGATCAAAAACGAAGAACATTCGATCGTCCTCGATCGGCTTATAATCTGGTTGCACCAGTGGCGGCTACCTTTATTATTTTTCATTTCGGGAGTTGGAGTTAGCTTTTCTATACGGAAGCGGTCGGTTCTTTCATTTTTCGGGGAGCGAGTTATCCGGTTATTCATCCCCTTGCTTTTCTCCATGCTTTTTGTCATTCCCCTGCAGGTGTATTTTGAGCGCCTACAGGAAAAGCGGATCGATGAAAGTTACTGGCATTTCTATCCCTCAGTCTGGACTTTTATCCCCTATCCTGAGGGCACCCTTACCTGGAGTCATTTATGGTTTGTAGTCTACTTATTCGTATTTACAATTTTGCTGCTGCCCATTTTCTATTTATTCAACGTTCGGGCTCTGCGGATTTGGAAGCAAAAAATCAATCCGTTTTTTAGCCATCCACTCGCCAATCTATCACTGGCAATTCCTTTTATACTCTACTATTTTACTTTGTATATTCGATGGCCAGCTCAGGGCAGTTTATTTGATGATTGGTTTGTGTTTAACTCATCGATCACATTTTATTTTTTCGGTTACTTTCTCGGCGATTTATCATCCTTCTGGATCACCTGCGAAAAATACCGCAAGTTTTTTTTATCAGTTTCCCTGCTTTGTATGGCCGTTTTATTCTGGAACTATTACTGGGCGGTCAATTTGCCGAAGCAACAGGATAATTCACTTTATCTATACGGCCTTTTTGACGGTCTGCATATCTGGTCGACCATTCTGGCTATTATTGGTTTTGCCAAACGGCATTTAAATTTCACGAATCCAACACTCAGGTATTTAACTTCAGCCGTTTACCCATTTTACATTCTTCATCAAACGATTATTGTATCAACAGGCTATTACATTGTTCAATGGAACAGCCCCATTGCAGTGAAGTTGGTGGCGTTGATCCTTGTTTGCTTTCTCCTTTTATTTACGCTATATCATTTCCTGATCCGTCCTTTTGTTCTCACTCGTATACTGTACGGATTAAAGCCAAAGCAGATCAAACTGAATGAGAAGCTTGCTTATGTGGAACAGGTATAG